A single Lactuca sativa cultivar Salinas chromosome 8, Lsat_Salinas_v11, whole genome shotgun sequence DNA region contains:
- the LOC111908362 gene encoding protein PHOX1 produces MGKSRKNKKVGSNNVNPDQSKLDDGNTTKIYDKDTTIFISMAHELKDEGNKSFQNKDYEGAILKYQKALKLLPGNHLDVSYLHSNIAACYMQMGIADFPRAIHECNLALEITPKYTKALLKRARCYEALNRLDLALRDVNMVLDLEPNNLMAMEIVDRVKSRMEDKSNLEKKDHKSELDIDSIRILEPLKEKVHKKKKKSTKLDRIDEKKDELKDFERDDKKMEDKIVVEEKINTSSKEEPKRVVKLVYGEDIRWAKIPFNCDIIKLREIVDERFPISKAVLMKYKDEEGDMVTITTNEELRWAESSNSDQRNAIRLYIFEVNPGQDPFFDHVRRLEQKQKLLNSSACIDDWILEFAHLFKNYTGFNTDSYLDLHELGIKLYSEAMEDTVTSEKAQEYFQMAADKFQEMVALAFFNWGNVHMSRARKRVYFKEDDDSLSEIEDSYDWAQMEYLKAGERYKEAIKIKPDFYEGFLALSQQQFELAKLSWCYVVGKNVNLESWDSTETVNLYNEAEENMEKGMKIWEEMESERVNGGLRPKLEFQKTDLGKFVEDVKEDEVAERAANMRSQMNILWGRMLYERSIMEYKIGNPVWHESLEMGVEKFEVAGASRNDIGVMIKNHCSNVTTQEGVGFDIDEIVEAWNDMYEAKMWQTGVASFRLEPLLRRRVSKIFHALEHA; encoded by the exons ATGGGAAAATCAAGAAAAAACAAGAAAGTAGGATCAAACAATGTTAATCCGGATCAAAGCAAACTTGACGATGGTAATACCACAAAGATCTACGATAAAGACACTACCATTTTCATTTCGATGGCACATGAACTTAAAGATGAAGGAAACAAATCGTTTCAAAATAAAGATTATGAAGGAGCGATATTAAAGTACCAAAAAGCCCTCAAATTACTTCCAGGAAACCATTTAGATGTTTCTTATCTTCATAGTAACATTGCCGCATGCTATATGCAAATGGGTATCGCTGATTTTCCTAGAGCCATTCATGAATGCAATTTGGCACTTGAAATCACACCAAAATACACTAAAGCACTCTTGAAACGTGCTAGATGTTACGAGGCTTTAAATCGACTCGATTTGGCTTTAAGAGATGTAAATATGGTGTTAGATTTAGAGCCCAATAATCTCATGGCAATGGAGATCGTAGATAGGGTAAAATCCCGTATGGAAGATAAGTCGAATCTTGAAAAAAAAGATCACAAAAGTGAACTAGATATCGATTCTATTCGAATCTTGGAGCCATTGAAGGAAAAAGTacataaaaagaagaagaaaagcaCAAAACTTGATCGGATTGATGAAAAGAAAGACGAGTTAAAAGATTTTGAAAGAGATGATAAAAAGATGGAAGACAAGATAGTTGTGGAGGAGAAGATAAACACAAGTAGCAAAGAAGAACCGAAAAGGGTTGTGAAATTAGTCTATGGGGAAGATATTAGGTGGGCGAAAATTCCGTTTAATTGTGATATTATAAAACTAAGAGAGATTGTAGATGAAAGGTTTCCCATTTCAAAGGCAGTTCTTATGAAATACAAAGATGAAGAAGGTGATATGGTGACAATTACCACAAACGAAGAACTCCGGTGGGCAGAATCGTCAAATTCAGATCAAAGGAATGCAATTAGACTCTACATATTtgaagtcaaccctggtcaagaTCCATTCTTTGACCATGTCAGAAGATTAGAACAAAAACAAAAGCTTTTAAATTCATCTGCTTGTATCGATGATTGGATTCTTGAATTTGCTCATCTTTTCAAGAATTACACCGGGTTCAACACGGATTCATATTTGGATCTTCATGAGCTTGGAATCAAGCTCTACTCAGAAGCTATGGAAGACACTGTCACAAGTGAAAAAGCTCAAGAATATTTTCAAATGGCAGCTGATAAGTTTCAAGAAATGGTAGCTTTGGCTTTTTTTAATTGGGGAAATGTTCATATGTCAAGAGCACGAAAAAGGGTATACTTTAAGGAAGATGATGATTCACTTTCAGAGATCGAAGATTCGTATGATTGGGCACAAATGGAGTACTTGAAAGCTGGTGAGAGATACAAAGAAGCTATCAAAATTAAACCTGATTTCTACGAGGGTTTTCTTGCTTTAAGTCAACAACAATTTGAACTTGCAAAACTTTCATGGTGTTATGTTGTTGGCAAGAATGTGAATCTTGAATCATGGGATTCAACAGAAACAGTGAATCTTTATAATGAGGCTGAAGAGAATATGGAAAAGGGTATGAAAATATGGGAGGAAATGGAAAGTGAGCGTGTTAATGGAGGTTTGAGGCCAAAGTTAGAGTTTCAGAAAACCGATTTGGGGAAATTTGTTGAAGATGTTAAAGAAGATGAAGTGGCTGAAAGGGCTGCAAATATGAGGTCACAGATGAACATATTATGGGGGAGGATGCTTTATGAAAGATCAATTATGGAATATAAGATTGGGAATCCTGTTTGGCATGAATCTTTGGAGATGGGTGTTGAGAAATTTGAAGTAGCAGGAGCTTCGCGTAATGATATTGGTGTTATGATAAAGAATCATTGTTCTAATGTTACCACACAAGAAG GTGTGGGATTTGATATTGATGAGATTGTGGAGGCATGGAATGATATGTATGAAGCGAAAATGTGGCAAACGGGCGTTGCTTCTTTCAGATTAGAGCCGTTGCTTAGAAGAAGAGTTTCTAAGATTTTCCATGCCTTGGAACATGCTTGA